The Patescibacteria group bacterium DNA segment ATCTGTCCCAATCCGGGTGATATTGTAATTAACGAAATCATGCAAAACCCTAACGCTGTCTTAAATGGTAATGGCGAGTGGTTTGAGGTTTATAACCCGACCGGAAGCGCGGTTGATTTGCAAGATTGCGTTATTAGCGATAATAATGGCGACAGCCATGTGATTGACCCGGTAATCAATGTTGACACTTCAGTTGTGCCTGCTGGCGGATATTTGGTTTTGGGCCGGAACCCGGTTAC contains these protein-coding regions:
- a CDS encoding lamin tail domain-containing protein, producing MQKTLVCLHGGKLRKILLVVSILALVLDIGFLTALIGTPTTLAQVAPICPNPGDIVINEIMQNPNAVLNGNGEWFEVYNPTGSAVDLQDCVISDNNGDSHVIDPVINVDTSVVPAGGYLVLGRNPVT